In Brienomyrus brachyistius isolate T26 unplaced genomic scaffold, BBRACH_0.4 scaffold53, whole genome shotgun sequence, a single window of DNA contains:
- the ankrd12 gene encoding ankyrin repeat domain-containing protein 12 isoform X10 produces MAKPGMDRDGAMVEKHVVKKTPKVDRNEILGREMKSKSSMKRKLSFTVSPPQNEERDSDTDKDGPDKKKVKKETGNKKSTPMNILFGYPLSERKQMALLMQMTARDNSPDSTPSHPSQAPTVQKKIASTTSSRQKDKVNKRNERGETPLHMAAIRGDAKQVRELISLGADVNVKDFAGWTPLHEACNLGYYDVAKVLIAAGAEVNTQGLDDDTPLHDASSSGHRDIVKLLLRHGGNAFQANKRGERPVDVADSQEVERLLKGEAPLSEPDDSSSGGTGPSVWESEDPPSVNPSSIDDNMEYSDTEKDSDSKQTNTAKASASVSGLDEYEFKDEEEEEDLSKALNDRHILRREARQREKEEKDRNHFLAKQDKGSPATGNLKKPKSSRVLFCSSESSSDDAETPVERKGLPTIDGHKPDMRLKKETGAESKEKGKVKKKYKNQSKNKENQEVKDDSKENSKAVFFSSTAAGLETPEKTREEDSFKMSFSPKDDSSVHLFHLPTMKSPKLNHSLSDKQATPLKQENVKACVSVGDSSCQVDGIKYDHYVDADCATEGSSSRGFKHKEKSKHHQRDLCLDGDDRSSSSPHKDDNLGTGMDNAEGALRKTDKDGKVLKKHKLKHCGKDKHRKECEMEKDKQRQKEMKKDGHRNLEFDREFWKENFFKSDENEDSNPGKTEMLEGNSPQKADESPIKEERPVREKHASIKDKRQKDEREKDKSFKRERELFCKEERSREGKTGELDEKTSSLITDEGRDESLCAVGMKEEAEDRPVTETEVDQEQMDPLEKGTREKTERKLVGKERECERIDKKHSEKERKMRVEHFPEKSEPHNFADKWREREKMVTTSHSSGENKYKESEKLKAILTTKKPEENKKSRDKMERKTDKEKQEKDRYSENREKDRYSENREKDKMGIDRKGKTSEKVTEHNKSDRTKEKEKDWDKKKKDKGKDVISSSSNLKLLLEERKSSISESTKISHEKNVSAKLKDDVLKTPEKDRRERDRDAERHRDRDRHKDKSQQSKVSKTNSADAEKSKAKSSPAPKDVRPKEKRLVNDDLMQTSFERMLSLKDQEIEQWHRKHMEKIKQKERERMKLRPGAELGKLKNRDRVRNTPGDVCVSKDLQRSKSSEVSETHTREQKLKDATGTRSFSLDAKNLPYTGKSALCLDSSLSRSPKPESERCGPMCRSVSMISMASSEDSCQTNALTPRPLSEYDSDFTVEGSDSQASFSQSSCVTHAITSPAVHEKETDSLLDGAQRNKTPLSGRHATPYLRSILDDDSKPAYADAKSFEDSSRPSVLSHLSSDKGPVQDVARPQSSQNMSVLRHPIRSNCTSDGENFADIGNEGHVSGSRLLLVSNSNDTLGKEPSERVCQQANLSQSEGIPPAILEPKQSHAADPLIDRGAPFPHLDDSKMEIISKKLYSECNKDTDDSLTPETSGMFPSCLPAEQHLPTNAKTTSDSCNKQWDSHTEINMELLQRSDASFPSGLEQKDKSMCETTACNPESKAEEHKVTGSCREEWAKSPGPSIAVCSSIQRPDSGIEDAMLNVQVGIPEAKDIHEEADMETDDADTKDGKTLKHAIGSAEPCDISPCDIRDHPVSPVLEPIHPSPECKDEASDAPEGLEKSSSSIEMADKSQILPEGSNQGQTLAEVKPEPGEEMITDQSTSEEKQQLHKDDLGEDYVQRDPQGEHSGASSGGSSPLPGDGDSDCSGARAKVRLSEDDDVQVHHPRKRKMPRVPQPMQASPTAQQVKERNQQSLAAIVDSLKLEEIQPYQTERANPYYEFLHIRKKIEEKRKVLCSVIPQAPQYYDEYVTFNGSYLLDGNPLSKLCIPTITPPPSLPEPLKELFKQQEVVRMKLRLQHSIEREKLIVSNEQEVLRVHYRAARTLANQTLPFSACTVLLDAEVYNMPQDAQGDDGKTSVRDRFNTRQFMSWLQDVDDKFDKLKTCLLMRQQHEAAALNAVQRLEWQLKLQELDLATYKSTSIFEIPEFYIPLVDVNDDFDLTPI; encoded by the exons ATGGCCAAACCTGGGATGGACAGAGATGGCGCCATGGTGGAGAAGCACGTGGTGAAGAAG ACTCCGAAGGTGGATCGGAATGAGATACTAGGGAGGGAGATGAAGTCCAAGTCTTCCATGAAACGCAAACTATCCTTTAccgtcagccccccacagaaTGAGGAACGGGACTCTGACACGG ACAAAGATGGGCCGGACAAGAAGAAGGTGAAAAAGGAGACTGGTAACAAGAAGTCCACTCCCATGAACATCCTGTTCGGCTATCCTCTGTCGGAGCGGAAGCAGATGGCACTTCTGATGCAGATGACGGCCCGAGACAACAGCCCAG ACTCTACCCCAAGTCACCCTTCTCAGGCACCGACAGTACAGAAGAAGATTGCCAGCACCACGTCGTCCCGGCAGAAGGACAAGGTCAACAAAAGGAACGAGCGTGGTGAGACTCCTCTGCACATGGCTGCCATTCGAGGGGATGCCAAGCAAGTCCGTGAGCTCATCAGCCTCGGCGCCGACGTCAACGTCAAAGACTTTGCAG gGTGGACGCCTCTCCATGAAGCCTGTAATCTTGGTTACTATGACGTGGCCAAGGTACTCATCGCAGCAGGGGCAGAGGTCAATACACAGGGCCTGGACGATGACACGCCGCTTCATGATGCATCCAGCAGTGGACATAGGGAT ATTGTCAAGCTGCTGTTACGACATGGGGGCAACGCCTTTCAGGCCAACAAGCGCGGCGAGCGGCCTGTGGATGTGGCCGACTCACAGGAGGTGGAGCGCCTGCTGAAGGGCGAGGCTCCGCTCTCTGAGCCGGACGACAGCTCCTCAGGTGGGACAGGGCCATCTGTCTGGG AATCAGAAGACCCTCCATCAGTAAATCCCTCCAGTATTGACGACAACATGGAATACTCAGACACTGAAAAGGATTCTGACAGCAAGCAGACTAACACTGCAAAGGCATCTGCCTCTGTATCTGGGCTGGATGAATATGAGTTcaaggacgaggaggaggaagaagatcTGAGCAAGGCTCTGAATGACCGACACATCCTCAGGAGGGAGGCGCGCCAGCgagagaaggaggagaaggACAGGAACCATTTTCTGGCTAAACAGGATAAGGGTAGCCCAGCCACGGGCAATTTGAAGAAACCGAAATCGTCCCGGGTCCTCTTCTGCAGCTCGGAGAGCTCCAGTGATGATGCAGAGACCCCCGTGGAGAGGAAAGGCCTCCCCACCATTGACGGGCATAAACCTGACATGAGGCTGAAGAAGGAAACAGGGGCAGAAAGCAAGGAGAAAGGCAAAGTGAAGAAAAAGTACAAAAATCaaagtaaaaataaagaaaaccaaGAAGTTAAAGATGACAGTAAAGAGAACAGTAAGGCAGTGTTCTTTTCTTCAACAGCAGCAGGCCTGGAAACCCCAGAGAAAACCCGAGAAGAAGACTCTTTCAAAATGTCATTCAGCCCGAAGGATGACTCTTCTGTTCACCTCTTCCATCTACCAACAATGAAGTCTCCAAAGCTCAACCACAGCCTGAGCGACAAGCAGGCTACCCCACTCAAACAAGAAAATGTTAAGGCATGTGTCTCAGTTGGGGATTCTTCCTGTCAGGTTGATGGCATCAAATATGACCACTATGTTGATGCTGACTGTGCTACAGAGGGCTCTAGCAGCAGAGGATTCAAGCATAAGGAGAAGAGCAAACATCACCAGAGAGATCTCTGCCTAGATGGGGATGACAGGAGCTCCTCCAGCCCTCACAAAGATGATAATCTGGGAACAGGCATGGACAATGCTGAAGGAGCATTACGGAAGACCGACAAAGATGGCAAAGTGCTCAAAAAACACAAACTGAAGCACTGTGGGAAGGACAAGCACCGGAAAGAGTGTGAGATGGAGAAGGACAAGCAGAGGCAGAAAGAGATGAAAAAAGATGGGCACAGAAATCTAGAGTTTGATCGGGAGTTCTGGAAAGAGAACTTCTTTAAGAGTGATGAAAATGAGGACTCGAACCCAGGGAAAACAGAGATGCTCGAAGGTAATTCCCCACAAAAGGCTGACGAGTCCCCCATTAAAGAGGAGAGGCCAGTTCGAGAAAAGCATGCTAGCATCAAAGACAAGAGACAAAAAGATGAACGGGAAAAAGACAAATCCttcaaaagagagagagagcttttcTGCAAAGAGGAACGAAGCAGAGAAGGTAAAACGGGTGAGCTGGATGAGAAGACAAGCAGCCTCATCACAGATGAGGGACGGGACGAATCCTTGTGTGCTGTAGGCATGAAAGAGGAGGCAGAGGACCGACCAGTTACCGAGACCGAGGTAGATCAGGAGCAAATGGATCCATTGGAGAAAGGTACTCGAGAAAAAACAGAGAGAAAACTTGTAGGGAAGGAACGGGAATGTGAGAGGATAGACAAAAAACATTCTGAGAAAGAGAGGAAAATGAGAGTGGAGCACTTCCCAGAAAAATCTGAACCACATAATTTTGCTGACAaatggagagagagggaaaagATGGTGACCACCTCCCATTCTTCCGGAGAGAATAAATACAAGGAAAGTGAAAAGCTGAAAGCTATTTTGACTACTAAGAAGCCAGAAGAGAACAAGAAAAGCAGGGACAAGATGGAAAGGAAGACTGACAAAGAGAAGCAAGAGAAGGATCGGTATTCCGAGAACAGAGAGAAGGATCGGTATTCTGAGAACAGAGAGAAGGACAAAATGGGCATTGACAGAAAAGGCAAAACCTCAGAAAAAGTTACGGAGCACAACAAATCTGACAGGacaaaggaaaaggagaaagactgggacaaaaagaaaaaagacaagGGGAAAGATGTCATTTCCTCAAGCTCAAATTTGAAATTGCTTTTGGAAGAGCGAAAATCCAGCATTTCTGAGAGCACTAAGATATCCCATGAGAAGAATGTCTCGGCTAAGCTGAAAGATGACGTGCTGAAAACTCCAGAAAAAGACCGCAGGGAGCGGGACAGGGATGCTGAGAGACACCGAGACAGGGATCGGCACAAAGATAAATCCCAACAGTCCAAAGTATCCAAGACAAACTCTGCAGATGCCGAAAAGAGCAAAGCAAAATCTTCACCGGCCCCTAAGGATGTCCGGCCGAAAGAAAAGAGActtgtaaacgacgatctcatgCAGACTAGTTTTGAGCGCATGCTAAGTTTGAAGGACCAAGAGATCGAACAGTGGCACAGGAAGCATATGGAGAAGATCAAGCAGAAAGAGCGAGAGCGAATGAAGCTGCGACCAGGTGCAGAGCTAGGGAAATTGAAGAacagagacagggtgaggaatACCCCAGGAGATGTCTGTGTGAGCAAAGACCTGCAGCGTTCCAAGAGCTCAGAGGTGTCGGAGACTCATACCAGAGAGCAAAAATTGAAAGATGCCACTGGCACACGTTCGTTCTCCCTGGATGCCAAGAATCTGCCGTATACCGGGAAATCAGCCCTTTGTCTTGACAGCAGCCTGAGCCGCTCCCCCAAGCCGGAAAGTGAGAGGTGTGGTCCCATGTGCAGATCAGTGTCAATGATTTCAATGGCTAGCTCGGAAGACTCCTGCCAAACAAATGCTCTCACACCAAGACCCTTGAGTGAGTACGACTCCGACTTCACGGTGGAAGGTTCAGACTCCCAGGCATCCTTTTCACAATCTTCCTGTGTGACGCATGCCATCACGTCACCTGCCGTTCACGAAAAAGAAACTGATAGTCTACTTGATGGGGCTCAGCGCAACAAGACTCCTCTCTCTGGTAGACATGCCACCCCTTATCTGAGGTCAATTCTGGATGACGACTCCAAACCTGCATATGCTGATGCCAAGTCTTTTGAGGATTCCAGTAGGCCAAGTGTGCTGTCACACTTAAGTAGTGATAAAGGACCTGTACAAGATGTGGCTCGTCCACAGTCAAGCCAGAACATGTCGGTTCTCCGACACCCAATTCGAAGCAACTGCACTTCTGATGGTGAGAATTTTGCCGACATTGGCAATGAAGGGCATGTTTCTGGCAGTCGGCTCCTGCTTGTCTCAAACAGCAACGATACTCTAGGAAAAGAGCCAAGTGAAAGGGTGTGTCAACAGGCTAACCTTTCACAGTCTGAGGGTATACCGCCGGCTATACTAGAACCAAAACAGTCACATGCCGCTGACCCACTTATAGATAGGGGTGCACCATTTCCACATCTGGATGACTCAAAAATGGAAATCATCAGCAAAAAACTATATTCGGAATGTAACAAGGATACAGATGATTCCCTTACTCCAGAAACCTCAGGAATGTTCCCATCCTGTTTGCCTGCTGAGCAGCATCTACCCACAAATgccaaaaccacctcagattcTTGCAACAAGCAGTGGGATAGCCATACAGAGATCAACATGGAATTGCTCCAGAGATCAGATGCCAGTTTTCCTTCAGGGCTTGAGCAAAAAGATAAGTCTATGTGTGAGACTACTGCTTGCAATCCAGAAAGTAAAGCGGAGGAACACAAGGTGACTGGAAGTTGCAGAGAGGAGTGGGCTAAAAGCCCTGGGCCCTCCATCGCTGTCTGCAGCAGCATACAGAGGCCAGACAGTGGGATCGAAGATGCCATGCTGAATGTCCAAGTAGGCATCCCTGAAGCCAAGGACATTCACGAGGAAGCAGACATGGAGACAGATGATGCAGACACAAAAGACGGTAAAACACTAAAACATGCCATAGGATCTGCTGAGCCATGTGACATTTCCCCGTGTGACATCCGTGACCATCCTGTATCCCCTGTATTGGAGCCCATTCATCCCAGTCCTGAATGTAAAGATGAAGCCTCAGATGCTCCTGAGGgcttggaaaagagcagcagcagtATAGAGATGGCAGATAAGTCACAAATTCTGCCAGAGGGTAGTAACCAGGGCCAGACTCTAGCTGAAGTGAAACCTGAGCCTGGGGAGGAGATGATCACTGACCAGAGCACATCCGAAGAGAAACAGCAGCTACACAAGGATGACCTGGGTGAAGACTATGTCCAAAGGGATCCCCAGGGGGAGCACAGTGGGGCTTCCTCAGGAGGGTCCTCTCCACTACCAGGAGATGGAGACAGCGACTGCTCAGGGGCTAGGGCCAAGGTTCGGCTGTCTGAAGATGATGACGTTCAGGTGCATCACCCACGGAAAAGGAAGATGCCCCGGGTGCCTCAACCGATGCAAGCTAGCCCCACTGCGCAGCAGGTTAAGGAGAGGAACCAACAGTCTCTGGCTGCCATAGTAGACTCACTCAAGCTGGAGGAGATACAGCCTTACCAGACTGAGAGAGCCAACCCCTACTATGAGTTCTTGCACATCCGTAAGAAGATCGAGGAGAAGCGCAAAGTGCTTTGCAGCGTTATTCCTCAAGCACCGCAGTATTACGATGAATACGTGACCTTCAACGGCTCCTACCTCCTAGATGGAAATCCACTTAGCAAACTTTGCATTCCAACT ATAACACCACCTCCGTCATTGCCTGAACCGCTGAAGGAGTTGTTCAAGCAGCAGGAAGTTGTCCGCATGAAGTTGCGTCTGCAGCACAGCATTGAACGG GAAAAGCTAATTGTTTCAAATGAGCAAGAGGTCCTGCGTGTCCACTATCGTGCAGCAAGAACACTAGCCAACCAGACCCTGCCTTTCAGCGCGTGTACAGTTCTTCTGGATGCTGAAGTTTACAACATGCCGCAAGATGCCCAG GGAGATGATGGGAAAACATCTGTCCGTGACCGGTTCAACACCAGGCAGTTTATGTCATGGTTGCAGGATGTTGACGACAAGTTTGATAAACTGAAG acctgcctcctgatgcGTCAGCAGCACGAAGCCGCTGCGCTGAATGCTGTGCAGAGGCTGGAGTGGCAGCTCAAGCTGCAGGAGCTCGACCTGGCCACCTACAAGTCTACCAGCATCTTTGAGATCCCCGAGTTCTACATCCCACTCGTCGACGTCAATGACGACTTCGACCTAACCCCCATATGA